A DNA window from Syngnathus typhle isolate RoL2023-S1 ecotype Sweden linkage group LG2, RoL_Styp_1.0, whole genome shotgun sequence contains the following coding sequences:
- the LOC133147849 gene encoding DNA-binding protein SATB2-like isoform X2: MMKSSLPGGARGPESHQNSPEEGSGVGSTPPSGPPLCKMNLRELNDTPQTQLYRDTPLRPGGVTIPVYCVVEHADVASDGRQHARRHAEFVLIPKDVPFTQLVETALMSLGYSQGSAVQARGVIKVGRWKPMPVHNLTDAPEATVADMLLDVYHMVTLRILLHSFARLEELPSEQWTHATVRKALKEILRETNHHALPEECPLSQNLISTMVNSSYSANMSVSKCQEFGRWYKHYKRTQAERDWEPNTLDKRLPSLFPHLGAAGCFPNQLMEEHNSSLPHFSDPSPSPPLHGGLPPLMRHQLAVAHLIGRQLAVNRLLCRQPACANRPPCKGPAEPTGAEVSADIYRRVRSELKRASVSQAVFARVAFNRTQGLLSEILRKEEDPRSASQSLIVNLKAMQAFLALPEGERDRIYQAERERNTPANHNNAHKHAQTKCHAETPVKTLENITSRIYEEIQQEMKRAKVSQCLFAKVSANKSQGWLCELLRWKESPSQENRTLLENLGTIRRFLSIPQAERDRVYEEEARQQHGGPRIPEHQGPPLPSLRALSPLHVHPQPTASPLVSGSESGPQHGRSPSLGEAKNSRISLEALGILQSFIGDVGLYPDQEAIHTLSAQLDLPQHTIVKFFQNQRFNFKRHNSRESGPEDDDRERHSDEGREQKSVDSSEDERGSACASATEGEPETDRETGSGSAPSSLSPYSNTDSPNSAGQRR; encoded by the exons atgatgaaaa GTTCTTTGCCAGGTGGAGCAAGGGGACCGGAGAGCCATCAGAACAGTCCAGAGGAAGGCAGTGGCGTCGGTAGCACCCCCCCGAGCGGACCCCCGCTGTGCAAGATGAACCTTCGGGAGCTCAACGACACCCCCCAAACTCAGCTTTATCGAGACACACCGTTGAGGCCGGGAG GCGTGACCATCCCGGTCTACTGCGTTGTGGAGCACGCAGACGTGGCGAGCGACGGCAGGCAGCACGCTCGCCGTCACGCCGAGTTTGTGCTGATCCCGAAAGATGTCCCCTTCACACAACTGGTGGAGACGGCGCTCATGTCGTTGGGCTACTCGCAGGGCTCGGCTGTCCAGGCCCGAG gTGTCATCAAAGTGGGCCGGTGGAAGCCGATGCCCGTCCACAACCTGACAGATGCTCCAGAAGCCACGGTGGCAGACATGCTGCTGGATGTTTACCACATGGTCACGCTACGGATCCTGCTGCACAG TTTCGCCCGGCTGGAGGAGCTTCCCTCTGAACAGTGGACGCATGCCACAGTGAGGAAGGCCCTCAAAGAGATTCTCAGAGAGACCAACCACCACGCTCTGCCCGAGGAGTGTCCGCTCTCCCAG AATCTGATTTCTACCATGGTCAACAGTTCCTACTCTGCCAACATGTCCGTGTCCAAATGCCAAGAGTTTGGACGCTGGTACAAACATTACAAACGCACTCAAG CGGAGCGAGATTGGGAGCCAAATACGCTGGACAAGCGTCTTCCTTCTCTTTTCCCTCACCTGGGTGCTGCCGGATGCTTCCCCAATCAGCTCATGGAGGAGCACAACTCCAGCCTGCCGCATTTCAGCGATCCTTCGCCCAGCCCCCCTTTGCACGGCGGTCTCCCACCGCTCATGCGCCATCAACTCGCCGTGGCGCACCTCATCGGCCGACAACTGGCCGTCAACCGCCTGCTGTGTCGCCAGCCCGCGTGCGCCAACCGCCCGCCGTGCAAAGGCCCGGCGGAGCCCACGGGAGCCGAAGTGTCCGCCGACATCTACCGTCGAGTTCGGAGCGAGCTCAAGAGAGCCAGCGTCTCTCAAGCTGTCTTTGCCCGGGTGGCCTTCAACCGCACGCAG GGCTTGCTCTCGGAGATCCTGCGCAAGGAGGAAGACCCTCGCTCGGCTTCCCAGTCACTCATTGTCAACCTCAAGGCCATGCAGGCTTTCCTGGCTCTTCCCGAAGGAGAACGAGACCGCATCTACCAGGCGGAGCGAGAGAGGAACACTCCGGCAAACCACAACAACGCTCACAAACACGCACAG ACTAAATGCCACGCGGAAACTCCCGTTAAGACGCTTGAGAACATCACGTCGAGGATTTACGAGGAGATCCAACAAGAGATGAAGAGGGCCAAGGTTTCCCAATGTCTGTTCGCCAAAGTCTCGGCCAACAAGAGCCAA GGTTGGCTGTGTGAACTCCTCCGATGGAAAGAGAGCCCGAGCCAAGAGAACCGCACGCTGTTGGAGAACCTGGGCACCATCCGGAGGTTTCTGTCCATCCCGCAGGCCGAGCGCGATCGCGTTTATGAGGAGGAGGCCAGGCAGCAGCACGGTGGCCCGCGCATCCCTGAACATCAG ggaCCACCACTGCCATCTCTGAGAGCTCTATCGCCTCTTCACGTGCACCCGCAGCCGACAGCTTCACCTCTCGTCAGTGGGTCGGAAAGCGGGCCTCAGCACGGAAGGAGCCCGAGCCTCGGAGAAGCCAAAAATTCCCGAATCTCCTTGGAGGCGTTGGGGATCTTGCAGAGCTTCATCGGCGACGTGGGGCTTTACCCGGACCAGGAGGCCATCCACACCCTGTCAGCCCAACTGGACCTGCCTCAGCACACTATTGTCAAGTTCTTTCAGAACCAACGCTTCAACTTCAAGCGACACAATTCCAGGGAGTCGGGCCCCGAAGACGACGACCGGGAGCGTCACTCCGATGAGGGGCGAGAACAGAAATCCGTGGACTCGAGTGAAGATGAAAGAGGTTCAGCGTGCGCATCTGCAACTGAGGGAGAGCCAGAGACAGATCGAGAAACGGGAAGCGGGTCAGCACCGTCGTCCTTGTCTCCGTATAGCAACACGGACAGCCCAAATTCTGCAGGGCAGCGGAGATGA
- the avpr2aa gene encoding vasopressin V2 receptor isoform X2, whose product MSKWITRMESISLETNWDALSFSSLVAPASTNRTSTSVFELNTLNGSHGGSSFFGIFPENGSDATPYPLPQPRVRDQGLARAEIAVLGVILALTTLGNGFVLWVLLRRRKHNAPMHVFMVNLCVADLVVAFFQVLPQLIWDITDKFQGPDFLCRSIKYLQIVGMFASSYMIVAMTVDRHHAICCPLQAYRSGAVPRWNTSVVVAWGLALVLSLPQVFIFSRSEVSPGEFECWGHFAEAWGLKAYITWMTLAVFLLPALIITVCQIRIFREIHNNIYLKSERMVMAELKRKEILFPFRSFKREERARERERGRRASGGGAHLGLRLKPVTNKNTSDKSQAGDVASRSAPSSDQRQANGPECHESCTAVPGSPRCSLDYAPPRHEAPPPPSITKAMSKTVRMTLVIVLVYTVCWSPFFIVQLWAAWDPNSPNQGVAFTILMLLASLNSCTNPWIYTAFSSSVSGELHNLLRCGWPAGRRRGSLPDDSTSTHTSTTKDSQY is encoded by the exons GAATGGAAAGCATCAGCTTGGAAACGAACTGGGACGCCTTAAGCTTCTCCTCTCTGGTGGCGCCGGCCAGCACCAACCGCACTTCCACGTCTGTCTTTGAGCTCAACACCCTCAACGGCTCCCACGGCGGATCCTCCTTCTTCGGGATCTTTCCGGAGAATGGCTCCGACGCCACGCCGTACCCGCTGCCCCAACCCAGGGTGAGGGACCAGGGCCTGGCCCGGGCCGAGATCGCCGTGCTCGGGGTGATCCTGGCTCTCACCACGCTGGGCAATGGTTTTGTCCTGTGGGTGCTGCTCAGGAGGAGGAAGCACAATGCGCCCATGCACGTCTTCATGGTCAACTTGTGTGTGGCTGACCTGGTGGTGGCCTTCTTTCAG GTTCTTCCCCAGCTCATCTGGGACATCACAGACAAGTTCCAGGGACCCGATTTCCTGTGCCGCTCCATCAAGTACTTGCAGATTGTGGGAATGTTTGCGTCCTCCTACATGATCGTGGCCATGACGGTGGACCGCCATCACGCCatctgctgcccgctgcaggctTACCGCAGCGGGGCAGTGCCCCGCTGGAACACGTCCGTCGTGGTGGCTTGGGGTTTGGCGCTCGTCCTCAGCCTACCGCAG GTGTTCATCTTCTCACGCTCAGAAGTGAGTCCCGGGGAGTTTGAGTGCTGGGGTCACTTTGCTGAGGCGTGGGGGCTCAAGGCCTACATCACCTGGATGACGCTGGCTGTCTTTCTCCTGCCCGCCCTCATCATTACCGTCTGTCAG ATAAGAATCTTCCGGGAGATCCACAACAACATCTACCTAAAGTCGGAGAGGATGGTGATGGCTGAGCTGAAGAGGAAAGAAATCCTTTTCCCTTTCCGCAGCTTTAAGAGAGAAGAGCGGGCCAGGGAAAGAGAAAGGGGGCGGCGGGCGTCCGGAGGCGGCGCTCATCTGGGACTGCGGCTGAAGCCcgtgacaaacaaaaacacgtcCGATAAAAGTCAAGCGGGAGACGTCGCGTCGAGAAGCGCGCCGTCGTCCGATCAGCGGCAAGCCAACGGTCCCGAGTGCCACGAGTCCTGCACGGCGGTCCCCGGCTCACCTCGCTGCTCCCTTGATTACGCCCCCCCTCGCCACGAAGCGCCGCCGCCTCCCAGCATCACCAAGGCCATGTCCAAAACAGTCCGAATGACGCTGGTCATTGTGCTGGTCTACACTGTGTGCTGGTCCCCTTTCTTCATTGTTCAGCTGTGGGCCGCCTGGGACCCCAACTCTCCCAACCAAG GAGTGGCCTTCACCATCCTCATGCTGCTGGCCAGTCTCAACTCATGCACCAACCCGTGGATCTACACGGCCTTCTCCAGCAGCGTGTCCGGAGAGCTTCACAATCTGCTACGCTGCGGCTGGCCAGCCGGACGCCGTCGGGGCTCGCTGCCCGACGACTCCACCTCCACGCATACGTCCACCACCAAGGACAGCCAGTACTGA
- the LOC133147849 gene encoding DNA-binding protein SATB2-like isoform X1: MMKSSLPGGARGPESHQNSPEEGSGVGSTPPSGPPLCKMNLRELNDTPQTQLYRDTPLRPGAGVTIPVYCVVEHADVASDGRQHARRHAEFVLIPKDVPFTQLVETALMSLGYSQGSAVQARGVIKVGRWKPMPVHNLTDAPEATVADMLLDVYHMVTLRILLHSFARLEELPSEQWTHATVRKALKEILRETNHHALPEECPLSQNLISTMVNSSYSANMSVSKCQEFGRWYKHYKRTQAERDWEPNTLDKRLPSLFPHLGAAGCFPNQLMEEHNSSLPHFSDPSPSPPLHGGLPPLMRHQLAVAHLIGRQLAVNRLLCRQPACANRPPCKGPAEPTGAEVSADIYRRVRSELKRASVSQAVFARVAFNRTQGLLSEILRKEEDPRSASQSLIVNLKAMQAFLALPEGERDRIYQAERERNTPANHNNAHKHAQTKCHAETPVKTLENITSRIYEEIQQEMKRAKVSQCLFAKVSANKSQGWLCELLRWKESPSQENRTLLENLGTIRRFLSIPQAERDRVYEEEARQQHGGPRIPEHQGPPLPSLRALSPLHVHPQPTASPLVSGSESGPQHGRSPSLGEAKNSRISLEALGILQSFIGDVGLYPDQEAIHTLSAQLDLPQHTIVKFFQNQRFNFKRHNSRESGPEDDDRERHSDEGREQKSVDSSEDERGSACASATEGEPETDRETGSGSAPSSLSPYSNTDSPNSAGQRR; this comes from the exons atgatgaaaa GTTCTTTGCCAGGTGGAGCAAGGGGACCGGAGAGCCATCAGAACAGTCCAGAGGAAGGCAGTGGCGTCGGTAGCACCCCCCCGAGCGGACCCCCGCTGTGCAAGATGAACCTTCGGGAGCTCAACGACACCCCCCAAACTCAGCTTTATCGAGACACACCGTTGAGGCCGGGAG CAGGCGTGACCATCCCGGTCTACTGCGTTGTGGAGCACGCAGACGTGGCGAGCGACGGCAGGCAGCACGCTCGCCGTCACGCCGAGTTTGTGCTGATCCCGAAAGATGTCCCCTTCACACAACTGGTGGAGACGGCGCTCATGTCGTTGGGCTACTCGCAGGGCTCGGCTGTCCAGGCCCGAG gTGTCATCAAAGTGGGCCGGTGGAAGCCGATGCCCGTCCACAACCTGACAGATGCTCCAGAAGCCACGGTGGCAGACATGCTGCTGGATGTTTACCACATGGTCACGCTACGGATCCTGCTGCACAG TTTCGCCCGGCTGGAGGAGCTTCCCTCTGAACAGTGGACGCATGCCACAGTGAGGAAGGCCCTCAAAGAGATTCTCAGAGAGACCAACCACCACGCTCTGCCCGAGGAGTGTCCGCTCTCCCAG AATCTGATTTCTACCATGGTCAACAGTTCCTACTCTGCCAACATGTCCGTGTCCAAATGCCAAGAGTTTGGACGCTGGTACAAACATTACAAACGCACTCAAG CGGAGCGAGATTGGGAGCCAAATACGCTGGACAAGCGTCTTCCTTCTCTTTTCCCTCACCTGGGTGCTGCCGGATGCTTCCCCAATCAGCTCATGGAGGAGCACAACTCCAGCCTGCCGCATTTCAGCGATCCTTCGCCCAGCCCCCCTTTGCACGGCGGTCTCCCACCGCTCATGCGCCATCAACTCGCCGTGGCGCACCTCATCGGCCGACAACTGGCCGTCAACCGCCTGCTGTGTCGCCAGCCCGCGTGCGCCAACCGCCCGCCGTGCAAAGGCCCGGCGGAGCCCACGGGAGCCGAAGTGTCCGCCGACATCTACCGTCGAGTTCGGAGCGAGCTCAAGAGAGCCAGCGTCTCTCAAGCTGTCTTTGCCCGGGTGGCCTTCAACCGCACGCAG GGCTTGCTCTCGGAGATCCTGCGCAAGGAGGAAGACCCTCGCTCGGCTTCCCAGTCACTCATTGTCAACCTCAAGGCCATGCAGGCTTTCCTGGCTCTTCCCGAAGGAGAACGAGACCGCATCTACCAGGCGGAGCGAGAGAGGAACACTCCGGCAAACCACAACAACGCTCACAAACACGCACAG ACTAAATGCCACGCGGAAACTCCCGTTAAGACGCTTGAGAACATCACGTCGAGGATTTACGAGGAGATCCAACAAGAGATGAAGAGGGCCAAGGTTTCCCAATGTCTGTTCGCCAAAGTCTCGGCCAACAAGAGCCAA GGTTGGCTGTGTGAACTCCTCCGATGGAAAGAGAGCCCGAGCCAAGAGAACCGCACGCTGTTGGAGAACCTGGGCACCATCCGGAGGTTTCTGTCCATCCCGCAGGCCGAGCGCGATCGCGTTTATGAGGAGGAGGCCAGGCAGCAGCACGGTGGCCCGCGCATCCCTGAACATCAG ggaCCACCACTGCCATCTCTGAGAGCTCTATCGCCTCTTCACGTGCACCCGCAGCCGACAGCTTCACCTCTCGTCAGTGGGTCGGAAAGCGGGCCTCAGCACGGAAGGAGCCCGAGCCTCGGAGAAGCCAAAAATTCCCGAATCTCCTTGGAGGCGTTGGGGATCTTGCAGAGCTTCATCGGCGACGTGGGGCTTTACCCGGACCAGGAGGCCATCCACACCCTGTCAGCCCAACTGGACCTGCCTCAGCACACTATTGTCAAGTTCTTTCAGAACCAACGCTTCAACTTCAAGCGACACAATTCCAGGGAGTCGGGCCCCGAAGACGACGACCGGGAGCGTCACTCCGATGAGGGGCGAGAACAGAAATCCGTGGACTCGAGTGAAGATGAAAGAGGTTCAGCGTGCGCATCTGCAACTGAGGGAGAGCCAGAGACAGATCGAGAAACGGGAAGCGGGTCAGCACCGTCGTCCTTGTCTCCGTATAGCAACACGGACAGCCCAAATTCTGCAGGGCAGCGGAGATGA
- the LOC133150559 gene encoding alpha-tectorin-like, whose amino-acid sequence MMLDVSVMKTNALFLMLAVVCSHLAPTDTQSIDLASCPINIFGKMQDGSLNITQANDFTQFCFMTGPTNPECIEISGADAFTVATESGNVPSDLQISVQTALPQLASSSPPCFWKITFSTDSQLNMTVMFLSFGSQTALSVQLMSYGQPNVVVRSSLDAIGGFNTTFTQAEGEATKYLDLSGCRIMGQVVFPASDRIISENCSDHTCSAQGEIMTVPACGSKETCAADNTCQPMYRVCTVSGGQVIQFFGQVSSITDRCMYSLLEPATGSDFVLLATFKDRRSQTKTFLERLDLVLSSSNATISLETSGKVQVNGEIQMLESMPTDVQGVQLSRSEAGVTLEIPSGNISPVNISIFFDGSTAYITVPDGGTLMGLCGNPSDPTYSATPTSDSRSEPGCETMPQANDLMVDSTLGFQRCALLEAEPFTPCHSKVPVAPHVQTCNATLSDYPMKDNLNCQFFEAYARVCKQQYDIDLGDWRGSVGCPSTNQAYCQNHNCSANEFCGDSPLKRTACLCRAIYASEYKSRDAYGDPPVCQEGRGSISLIGCLLEDNGIDYTTLHLNNENCTGQRDSETHLVTFSFDSSNTCGTETERNNSFVVLKNRILLGHPVTDSIITRTGMLEVDFTCTYKQPETKDLSLHVTSGAVMRHLTSQNQNYTLVLEAFADSGLTQPLDPDTDLELNQQIWIDLKADGLNGSLVKLVTDSCWVTQQPMPNDTARYDLIIDGCPNPKDDTVEINSNGEGNESSFTFRMFQFVDSLGFYLHCNEKLCAMPICKPDCSQRRRRRALKNSYENVAGDLISMEWRQ is encoded by the exons ATGATGCTTGACGTTTCAGTGATGAAGACCAACGCGTTGTTTCTCATGCTGGCAG ttGTCTGCAGCCACTTGGCTCCGACGGACACGCAGTCTATCGATTTGGCTAGTTgtcctattaacatttttggGAAAATGCAAGATGGTTCATTAAAC ATAACCCAGGCCAACGACTTCACTCAATTCTGCTTTATGACTGGTCCAACAAACCCAGAGTGCATCGAAATCTCCGGTGCGGATGCGTTCACCGTTGCGACCGAGTCGGGGAATGTCCCCAGTGATCTCCAAATATCAGTCCAGACAGCGCTGCCTCAGCTCGCCAGCAGCAGCCCGCCCTGCTTTTGGAAAATCACTTTCTCCACCGACAGCCAACTGAAC ATGACCGTTATGTTTCTGAGCTTTGGATCCCAAACGGCCTTGAGCGTGCAGCTGATGTCGTACGGGCAACCAAATGTC GTGGTCCGGTCATCACTTGATGCTATCGGCGGTTTCAACACCACCTTCACCCAAGCGGAGGGAGAGGCAACCAAGTACTTGGACCTCAGCGGCTGCAGGATAATGG GACAGGTGGTTTTTCCGGCTTCAGATAGGATCATCTCAGAAAACTGTTCCGACCACACGTGCAGCGCTCAGGGTGAAATCATGACTGTGCCCGCTTGTGGATCCAAGGAGACTTGCGCTGCCGATAACAC GTGCCAGCCTATGTACCGCGTGTGCACGGTGAGCGGCGGTCAAGTGATCCAGTTCTTCGGCCAAGTGTCGTCCATTACGGACCGCTGCATGTACAGCCTGCTGGAGCCGGCCACTGGGAGCGACTTTGTACTGCTGGCGACTTTCAAAGATCGCCGCAGTCAGACCAAGACTTTCTTGGAGCGTCTGGATCTGGTGTTGTCGTCATCCAATGCTACCATTTCTCTTGAGACGAGCGGCAAAGTTCAG GTCAACGGCGAAATCCAAATGCTGGAGAGCATGCCCACCGACGTCCAGGGGGTGCAACTCTCCAGGAGCGAGGCTGGGGTCACTTTGGAGATTCCCAGCGGCAACATCTCGCCCGTCAATATTTCCATTTTCTTTGACGGCTCGACTGCGTACATTACAGTGCCTGACGGCGGGACTCTGATGGGTTTATGTGGAAACCCAAGCGATCCCACATATTCCGCAACTCCCACCTCGGATAGCCGAAGCGAACCCGG ATGTGAAACGATGCCCCAAGCGAACGATTTAATGGTGGACAGCACATTGGGATTCCAACG TTGCGCCCTGCTGGAGGCGGAGCCTTTCACCCCCTGCCACTCCAAAGTGCCGGTGGCGCCGCACGTGCAGACGTGCAACGCCACGCTGAGTGACTACCCCATGAAGGACAATCTCAATTGCCAGTTCTTCGAGGCGTACGCACGCGTCTGCAAGCAGCAGTACGACATTGACCTGGGAGACTGGAGGGGTTCCGTGGGCTGCC CTTCTACCAATCAGGCGTACTGTCAGAACCACAATTGCAGCGCCAACGAGTTCTGCGGCGATTCCCCCCTGAAAAGAACCGCCTGCCTCTGCCGAGCCATCTATGCCTCAGAGTACAAGTCGAGAGACGCTTATG gtgACCCTCCCGTCTGCCAAGAGGGCAGAGGATCCATCTCGCTGATTGGCTGCCTGCTCGAGGACAATGGCATCGACTACACCACCTTGCATCTGAACAACGAGAACTGCACAGGTCAAAGGGACAGCGAGACACACTTGGTGACCTTCAGTTTTGACTCGAGCAACACGTGTGGGACGGAAACCGAG AGGAACAACAGCTTTGTGGTTTTGAAAAACAGAATTTTACTGGGTCACCCTGTGACCGATTCCATTATCACGCGCACCGGCATGCTGGAGGTGGACTTCACCTGTACGTACAAGCAGCCAGAAACCAAAGACTTGTCCTTACATGTCACAAGCGG CGCCGTGATGCGTCATCTGACATCGCAGAACCAGAACTACACGTTGGTGCTGGAAGCGTTCGCAGACAGTGGGCTCACGCAACCGCTGGATCCCGACACAGACTTAGAGCTCAACCAGCAGATTTGGATCGACCTCAAGGCAGACGGGCTGAATGGAAGTCTGGTGAAACTAGTGACCGATTCCTGCTGGGTGACACAACAACCGATGCCCAACGACACTGCCAGATACGACCTCATCATTGACGG CTGTCCGAACCCCAAAGACGACACGGTGGAGATAAATAGCAACGGAGAGGGGAACGAGAGCTCCTTCACGTTCCGAATGTTCCAATTTGTGGACAGCTTGGGTTTCTACCTGCATTGCAATGAGAAACTGTGCGCAATGCCGATCTGCAAACCG GACTGCAGCCAGCGCCGACGCCGCAGAGCCTTGAAGAACTCCTATGAAAACGTTGCCGGTGACTTAATCTCAATGGAGTGGAGGCAATAG
- the avpr2aa gene encoding vasopressin V2 receptor isoform X1, whose protein sequence is MVKLAVKAAEGWMGGFTQPPGCSGECHLSPRYGSKWITRMESISLETNWDALSFSSLVAPASTNRTSTSVFELNTLNGSHGGSSFFGIFPENGSDATPYPLPQPRVRDQGLARAEIAVLGVILALTTLGNGFVLWVLLRRRKHNAPMHVFMVNLCVADLVVAFFQVLPQLIWDITDKFQGPDFLCRSIKYLQIVGMFASSYMIVAMTVDRHHAICCPLQAYRSGAVPRWNTSVVVAWGLALVLSLPQVFIFSRSEVSPGEFECWGHFAEAWGLKAYITWMTLAVFLLPALIITVCQIRIFREIHNNIYLKSERMVMAELKRKEILFPFRSFKREERARERERGRRASGGGAHLGLRLKPVTNKNTSDKSQAGDVASRSAPSSDQRQANGPECHESCTAVPGSPRCSLDYAPPRHEAPPPPSITKAMSKTVRMTLVIVLVYTVCWSPFFIVQLWAAWDPNSPNQGVAFTILMLLASLNSCTNPWIYTAFSSSVSGELHNLLRCGWPAGRRRGSLPDDSTSTHTSTTKDSQY, encoded by the exons GAATGGAAAGCATCAGCTTGGAAACGAACTGGGACGCCTTAAGCTTCTCCTCTCTGGTGGCGCCGGCCAGCACCAACCGCACTTCCACGTCTGTCTTTGAGCTCAACACCCTCAACGGCTCCCACGGCGGATCCTCCTTCTTCGGGATCTTTCCGGAGAATGGCTCCGACGCCACGCCGTACCCGCTGCCCCAACCCAGGGTGAGGGACCAGGGCCTGGCCCGGGCCGAGATCGCCGTGCTCGGGGTGATCCTGGCTCTCACCACGCTGGGCAATGGTTTTGTCCTGTGGGTGCTGCTCAGGAGGAGGAAGCACAATGCGCCCATGCACGTCTTCATGGTCAACTTGTGTGTGGCTGACCTGGTGGTGGCCTTCTTTCAG GTTCTTCCCCAGCTCATCTGGGACATCACAGACAAGTTCCAGGGACCCGATTTCCTGTGCCGCTCCATCAAGTACTTGCAGATTGTGGGAATGTTTGCGTCCTCCTACATGATCGTGGCCATGACGGTGGACCGCCATCACGCCatctgctgcccgctgcaggctTACCGCAGCGGGGCAGTGCCCCGCTGGAACACGTCCGTCGTGGTGGCTTGGGGTTTGGCGCTCGTCCTCAGCCTACCGCAG GTGTTCATCTTCTCACGCTCAGAAGTGAGTCCCGGGGAGTTTGAGTGCTGGGGTCACTTTGCTGAGGCGTGGGGGCTCAAGGCCTACATCACCTGGATGACGCTGGCTGTCTTTCTCCTGCCCGCCCTCATCATTACCGTCTGTCAG ATAAGAATCTTCCGGGAGATCCACAACAACATCTACCTAAAGTCGGAGAGGATGGTGATGGCTGAGCTGAAGAGGAAAGAAATCCTTTTCCCTTTCCGCAGCTTTAAGAGAGAAGAGCGGGCCAGGGAAAGAGAAAGGGGGCGGCGGGCGTCCGGAGGCGGCGCTCATCTGGGACTGCGGCTGAAGCCcgtgacaaacaaaaacacgtcCGATAAAAGTCAAGCGGGAGACGTCGCGTCGAGAAGCGCGCCGTCGTCCGATCAGCGGCAAGCCAACGGTCCCGAGTGCCACGAGTCCTGCACGGCGGTCCCCGGCTCACCTCGCTGCTCCCTTGATTACGCCCCCCCTCGCCACGAAGCGCCGCCGCCTCCCAGCATCACCAAGGCCATGTCCAAAACAGTCCGAATGACGCTGGTCATTGTGCTGGTCTACACTGTGTGCTGGTCCCCTTTCTTCATTGTTCAGCTGTGGGCCGCCTGGGACCCCAACTCTCCCAACCAAG GAGTGGCCTTCACCATCCTCATGCTGCTGGCCAGTCTCAACTCATGCACCAACCCGTGGATCTACACGGCCTTCTCCAGCAGCGTGTCCGGAGAGCTTCACAATCTGCTACGCTGCGGCTGGCCAGCCGGACGCCGTCGGGGCTCGCTGCCCGACGACTCCACCTCCACGCATACGTCCACCACCAAGGACAGCCAGTACTGA